One region of Osmia lignaria lignaria isolate PbOS001 chromosome 7, iyOsmLign1, whole genome shotgun sequence genomic DNA includes:
- the LOC117609530 gene encoding dnaJ homolog subfamily B member 13 isoform X1 has protein sequence MSCDKVCPCPRGIDYYGVLSLKKNSDDLEIKAAFRRLAIRYNPIRAKDESLWTIFSLVAEAYDVLSNPFKRAIYDQFGEEGLKNGVPGDEGFIQPYIYHGEPMRTYREFFGTESPYADLFHVLTQPSSVLEFPEGRGLKRKEEPLIKTLYLTLLEVLLGGIKKMKIQRLVLVGDDKSKTVTKEKILTIPIKPGIPTGTRIIFPEEGDQGPTKIPADVIFITEDRPHETFRREGSDLHMTVDIFLREALTGTVVTVNTLDDRTLRIPITSVIAPNYRKYILKEGLPLPENPKDKGNLIITFNIEFPVYLPVSNKTYIKKAFDTSEDIRNTEYIHRLILANKMRRNMDFDVPVRRDPDDEEAKQLDSECNS, from the exons ATGTCTTGTGACAAGGTCTGTCCATGTCCGCGCGGTATAGATTACTATGGAGTATTATCCTTGAAAAAGAACAGTGATGATTTGGAGATCAAGGCAGC ATTTCGCCGTCTGGCGATACGATATAATCCCATACGTGCAAAGGATGAAAGTTTGTGGACCATATTCTCCTTAGTGGCTGAAGCATACGATGTGCTTTCGAACCCTTTTAAACGGGCGATATACGATCAATTTGGTGAAGAAGGCCTTAAAAATGGTGTGCCTGGAGACGAAGGATTTATCCAGCCATACATTTATCACGGTGAACCGATGAGAACTTATAG GGAATTCTTCGGAACGGAAAGTCCTTATGCTGATCTATTCCATGTACTAACACAGCCCTCGTCTGTGCTCGAATTTCCCGAGGGGCGGGGTTTAAAGCGCAAGGAAGAGCCTCTGATAAAAACCTTGTATCTAACCCTACTGGAG GTTCTTCTTGGAGGGattaaaaagatgaaaataCAGAGATTAGTTCTGGTAGGAGATGACAAGTCTAAAACAGTGACTAAAGAAAAGATTCTAACGATACCTATTAAGCCAGGCATCCCGACAGGAACAAGGATCATTTTCCCCGAGGAAGGTGATCAAGGACCCACGAAGATTCCTG CGGATGTAATCTTCATCACGGAGGACCGGCCTCACGAGACCTTCCGAAGAGAGGGCTCTGACTTGCACATGACGGTCGATATCTTTCTGCGAGAGGCACTGACCGGAACAGTGGTCACCGTCAACACCCTCGACGACAGAACCCTTCGAATACCGATAACGTCTGTCATCGC GCCAAATTATCGGAAATACATACTCAAAGAAGGACTGCCGCTACCGGAAAATCCAAAAGACAAAGGAAACTTGATCATCACGTTCAACATTGAATTTCCGGTGTACCTGCCGGTATCGAATAAAACTTATATTAAGAAGGCATTCGATACGTCAGAAGATATTAGAAACACGGAATACATTCATCGTCTTATTCTGGCTAATAAAATGCGTAGAAACATGGATTTCGATGTACCTGTACGTCGAGATCCTGACGACGAAGAAGCGAAACAGTTGGATTCTGAATGTAATTCTTAG
- the LOC117609530 gene encoding dnaJ homolog subfamily B member 13 isoform X2 translates to MIWRSRQLTASRFRRLAIRYNPIRAKDESLWTIFSLVAEAYDVLSNPFKRAIYDQFGEEGLKNGVPGDEGFIQPYIYHGEPMRTYREFFGTESPYADLFHVLTQPSSVLEFPEGRGLKRKEEPLIKTLYLTLLEVLLGGIKKMKIQRLVLVGDDKSKTVTKEKILTIPIKPGIPTGTRIIFPEEGDQGPTKIPADVIFITEDRPHETFRREGSDLHMTVDIFLREALTGTVVTVNTLDDRTLRIPITSVIAPNYRKYILKEGLPLPENPKDKGNLIITFNIEFPVYLPVSNKTYIKKAFDTSEDIRNTEYIHRLILANKMRRNMDFDVPVRRDPDDEEAKQLDSECNS, encoded by the exons ATGATTTGGAGATCAAGGCAGC TTACGGCTTCCAGATTTCGCCGTCTGGCGATACGATATAATCCCATACGTGCAAAGGATGAAAGTTTGTGGACCATATTCTCCTTAGTGGCTGAAGCATACGATGTGCTTTCGAACCCTTTTAAACGGGCGATATACGATCAATTTGGTGAAGAAGGCCTTAAAAATGGTGTGCCTGGAGACGAAGGATTTATCCAGCCATACATTTATCACGGTGAACCGATGAGAACTTATAG GGAATTCTTCGGAACGGAAAGTCCTTATGCTGATCTATTCCATGTACTAACACAGCCCTCGTCTGTGCTCGAATTTCCCGAGGGGCGGGGTTTAAAGCGCAAGGAAGAGCCTCTGATAAAAACCTTGTATCTAACCCTACTGGAG GTTCTTCTTGGAGGGattaaaaagatgaaaataCAGAGATTAGTTCTGGTAGGAGATGACAAGTCTAAAACAGTGACTAAAGAAAAGATTCTAACGATACCTATTAAGCCAGGCATCCCGACAGGAACAAGGATCATTTTCCCCGAGGAAGGTGATCAAGGACCCACGAAGATTCCTG CGGATGTAATCTTCATCACGGAGGACCGGCCTCACGAGACCTTCCGAAGAGAGGGCTCTGACTTGCACATGACGGTCGATATCTTTCTGCGAGAGGCACTGACCGGAACAGTGGTCACCGTCAACACCCTCGACGACAGAACCCTTCGAATACCGATAACGTCTGTCATCGC GCCAAATTATCGGAAATACATACTCAAAGAAGGACTGCCGCTACCGGAAAATCCAAAAGACAAAGGAAACTTGATCATCACGTTCAACATTGAATTTCCGGTGTACCTGCCGGTATCGAATAAAACTTATATTAAGAAGGCATTCGATACGTCAGAAGATATTAGAAACACGGAATACATTCATCGTCTTATTCTGGCTAATAAAATGCGTAGAAACATGGATTTCGATGTACCTGTACGTCGAGATCCTGACGACGAAGAAGCGAAACAGTTGGATTCTGAATGTAATTCTTAG
- the LOC117609606 gene encoding folliculin-interacting protein 2 — protein sequence MMPLLDKLFPSRKSFRSNVQTVVASNVGTEEDDRISSLCLGTGQVRILLFRECEWRGRKLLFDSLPLEKKWCKNKTAPFDLKNNASPKNSESVNYSNGRNFEREKTAEDDVSLLSEMVFGTVAMTYRGSSFKIHSMNSPPCIMCTKVFPATEHNTCKQSERVSDEGLGRSVNLDSNSSLRTLLSRPSSGNLSGSESNPEPRKNSTCSSTGSGWDIEIPPPTGSSQSLESNGSSGFGSLSSLRRRWLRAVSTSLARTDSDDAFGVQYWNETGNENKETHVKRHKTRLGLTMLVRLAEGHERKIEARLLEHMALLEGMLDRLRYFCIDVNSVNVQNKRMQLPERLYRSSYQLIVSLLRLLTNVNTNRNSCSPLLWHDVLLNSVRIEHKMSTLHYSLQQMCQLLEDIDTKSTNFFLSTVVTAVLTYHLGWIYTTLPVQDRQLMEKLGTWYPCNPLWAQLGDLYGALSNPIRIAHTVVAGDPQKVDLINSVLSFLSYFIRSGIVQKRKEYCCVIEEDIQEAANLLEQARIKRPHLFSSKVTCNDRETSTSRRIPHTSVRKKLSVDHSFDTENDNATMQRSYSQFGIERLGAEGSVSSLKRSTTMESNLDSFVLKPLKSERDTKLAMKEFSWDEDGNEKDSVDEKTCTSSKVKIVVSEIASQDTDITKTDPQYCFDFPLRNFEKKVENDDTEEVFTNSKIDTLQEFDDTCVNTLKLYSTRPGFHTGPGMVNETKNSHVFFMLGDEEKSMKTLSRPRLGYNCQCLFTRVPSTSAQLPEGVLRKIIQRNFPESSKSIQSSAGVPSGSFEFCQKCNGQSFVPSQNYDSCKQVLETPTNATEVLRTCGSTVGDGNVRMSRSNSLEALMEASSVVELPMPRSRKMKKTDSHQDTGFTKTLLQSKIKNEETNGVNNFETSYTWGLVLQGLPKKKKRRKKKVIKEENKNDVEVEKEWWYCIREECLASARFPTIDQPVAESLCILADLDTWHVGIISNNMPSHTAPLPVGMSRLVSNMLEGFVYLWRKYHSASQCIGILEAKLREMWLKSEALAEVLLATEVCDASIANLTHVLDLDAADIPLLLAVATSHSPEIAQRFGLTLT from the exons ATGATGCCTTTGCTTGATAAGCTGTTCCCTTCGAGGAAGAGTTTCAGAAGTAACGTTCAAACTGTCGTAGCATCGAATGTCGGAACGGAAGAAGATGATAG AATCTCTTCCTTATGCCTTGGAACGGGTCAAGTTCGGATCTTGTTATTCCGAGAATGCGAATGGCGTGGAAGGAAATTACTGTTCGATTCCCTTCCTTTGGAAAAGAAATGGTGTAAAAATAAAACGGCTCCGTTTGATCTGAAAAATAATGCCAGTCCGAAGAACAGCGAATCAGTTAATTATTCGAACGGCCGCAATTTTGAG CGGGAAAAAACAGCCGAGGATGACGTGAGTTTATTAAGCGAGATGGTATTTGGTACCGTGGCGATGACCTACAGAGGATCCTCTTTTAag ATCCATTCGATGAATTCGCCGCCATGTATCATGTGTACGAAAGTTTTCCCAGCTACAGAACACAATACTTGCAAACAGAG CGAGAGAGTATCGGATGAAGGATTGGGTCGTTCCGTGAATTTGGATTCCAATTCCAGTCTGCGAACCCTCT TATCTAGACCAAGTTCCGGCAACTTATCTGGGTCTGAATCGAATCCTGAACCAAGGAAAAATTCTACTTGTTCTAGTACCGGCAGCGGCTGGGACATAGAAATACCGCCACCGACAGGCA GTTCCCAATCGTTGGAGAGCAATGGATCTTCCGGTTTCGGTAGCCTTTCCAGTTTACGTCGAAGATGGTTGCGAGCGGTTTCCACCTCTTTGGCACGAACTGATTCCGACGATGCCTTTGGAGTGCAGTATTGGAACGAAactggaaatgaaaataaagaaacacaTGTTAAGCGTCATAAAACGAGGCTGGGATTAACTATGTTAGTGCGATTAGCCGAGGGCCATGAAAG GAAGATAGAAGCTCGTCTTTTGGAGCATATGGCtctgttggaaggaatgttGGATCGTTTGCGATACTTTTGTATCGACGTGAACAGTGTTAACGTTCAGAACAAAAGGATGCAACTTCCTGAACGACTTTATAGATCTTCTTATCAATTAATCGTCTCGTTGTTACGTTTGCTCACTAATGTTAATACGAATCGAAACTCGTGCAGTCCTTTACTGTGGCACGATGTATTACTTAATTCAGTGAGAATAGAGCACAAAATGAGTACACTGCATTATAGTTTGCAACAAATGTGTCAGTTGCTCGAAGACATTGACACAAAGTCGACTAACTT TTTTTTAAGTACAGTTGTAACTGCTGTTTTAACATATCATCTTGGTTGGATATATACTACACTGCCTGTTCAAGATCGACAGTtg ATGGAAAAATTAGGTACTTGGTACCCCTGTAATCCTCTATGGGCTCAGTTAGGTGACTTGTACGGGGCATTAAGCAACCCCATTAGAATAGCGCACACTGTCGTCGCAGGAGATCCTCAAAAGGTCGATCTGATTAATTCTGTTTTATCATTTCTATCATATTTCATTCGTAGCGGAATTGTACAGAAGCGGAAAGAATATTGCTGCGTTATCGAAGAAGATATCCAAGAAGCCGCGAATCTTTTAGAACAAGCAAGAATAAAACGTCCACACTTGTTTAGCTCGAAAGTAACTTGTAATGATCGAGAAACTTCAACGTCTCGACGTATACCGCATACGTCTGTTCGAAAAAAGCTTTCCGTGGATCATTCGTTTGATACAGAAAACGATAACGCCACGATGCAGCGCTCTTATTCTCAATTTGGCATAGAAAGATTAGGAGCAGAAGGATCGGTTAGCTCTCTTAAACGCAGCACCACGATGGAATCGAATCTTGATTCGTTCGTGTTAAAACCGTTAAAGTCTGAAAGAGATACTAAGCTCGCAATGAAGGAGTTTTCTTGGGACGAGGACGGAAACGAAAAGGACTCTGTCGACGAGAAAACTTGTACGTCGAGCAAGGTTAAAATAGTAGTTAGCGAAATCGCATCGCAAGATACTGACATAACTAAGACTGATCCGCAATATTGTTTTGACTTTCCATTGCGAAACTTTGAGAAGAAAGTTGAGAATGACGATACCGAAGAGGTATTCACGAATTCTAAGATAGATACCCTTCAAGAATTCGACGATACTTGCGTGAACACATTGAAATTATATTCTACCAGGCCAGGTTTTCACACTGGTCCAGGTATGGTGAACGAAACGAAAAATTCTCACGTATTCTTCATGCTCGGCGACGAAGAGAAATCTATGAAAACGTTATCACGACCGCGGCTTGGATATAATTGTCAATGTTTGTTTACCAGAGTACCAAGCACGTCCGCGCAATTGCCAGAAGGCGTATTGAGAAAAATCATTCAGAGAAATTTTCCTGAGTCTTCCAAAAGTATTCAGTCGTCGGCCGGAGTACCATCAGGATCTTTCGAATTTTGTCAAAAGTGTAATGGCCAAAGTTTTGTACCTTCTCAAAATTACGACAGCTGCAAACAAGTTCTGGAAACTCCAACTAACGCGACTGAAGTTCTGCGTACCTGCGGTAGCACGGTCGGCGATGGAAACGTTAGAATGTCTAGATCTAACAGTTTAGAAGCATTAATGGAAGCTAGTAGCGTTGTTGAATTACCTATGCCACG GTcgagaaaaatgaagaagactGATTCGCACCAGGATACCGGATTTACGAAGACACTTTtacaaagtaaaataaaaaatgaagagaCGAACGGAGTGAATAACTTTGAAACTTCTTACACGTGGGGATTAGTGTTACAAGGTTtgccaaaaaagaaaaagaggagaaaaaagaaagttattaaagaagaaaacaaaaatgatgTTGAAGTAGAAAAAGAATGGTGGTATTGTATACGGGAAGAATGCCTTGCAAGTGCACGTTTCCCGACTATTGATCAACCAGTTGCCGAATCACTTTGTATCTTAGCGGATTTAGATACTTGGCACGTTGGGATTATATCTAACAATATGCCTTCTCACACTGCACCCTTGCCAGTTGGTATGTCCAGGCTCGTATCAAACATGCTCGAAGGTTTTGTCTACTTATGGCGGAAATATCATTCAGCTTCACAA TGCATAGGCATACTCGAAGCAAAACTGAGAGAAATGTGGTTAAAAAGTGAAGCACTGGCTGAGGTACTTCTAGCGACAGAAGTATGCGATGCTAGTATTGCAAACTTAACACACGTCCTCGATCTTGATGCAGCAGACATACCACTTCTACTCGCAGTTGCAACTTCCCATTCACCAGAGATAGCACAAAGGTTTGGCCTCACACTTACTTAA
- the CCT4 gene encoding chaperonin containing TCP1 subunit 4 → MTAFPASGHRPGSRTNAYKDKSKPTDIRTSNINAAKAVSDAVRTSLGPRGMDKMIQAANGEVTITNDGATILKEMNVVHPAAKMLVELSKAQDIEAGDGTTSVVIMAGSLLEAAERLLQKGIHPTLISDAFQKAAAEAVQILTNMSIPVDLRDEQSLIRAAATALNSKVVFQQSSLLAPLAVNAVLKITEEGKENSVDLNNIKVIKKLGGTVEDTELIEGLIFTQKSCNINGPRRIEKAKIGLIQFCISPPKTDMDHNVVVSDYAAMDRVLKEERAYILNIVKQIKKAGCNVLLVQKSILRDAVSDLAIHFLDKIKVMVIKDIEREDIPFICKTLNCRPIASLDHFVPENLVNAELCEEVQTGNSKFVKITKIQNPGPTVTVLVRGSNKLVLEEAERSLHDALCVVRCLVKQKALIAGGGAPEIELALKLVPYAQTLGGVDAYCIKGFANAFEIIPSTLAENAGLNPIATVTELRNRHAKGEHTTGINVRKGTITNILEENVIQPLLVSTSAITLASETVRSILKIDDIINTNQ, encoded by the exons ATGACGGCTTTCCCAGCAAGCGGCCATAGACCAGGTTCTCGTACAAATGCGTATAAGGATAAAAGCAAACCAACCGATATTCGAACCAGTAATATTAATGCTGCGAAAG CGGTTAGCGATGCAGTTCGTACCAGTTTAGGTCCTAGAGGAATGgataaaatg ATCCAAGCTGCTAATGGCGaagttacaattacaaatgatgGTGCTACAATCCTAAAAGAAATGAATGTTGTACATCCTGCAGCAAAAATG tTAGTTGAATTATCAAAAGCACAAGATATTGAAGCTGGAGATGGTACTACCAGTGTTGTTATAATGGCTGGCTCTCTTCTGGAAGCTGCAGAACGTTTGTTACAGAAAGGGATACATCCTACTTTGATCAGTGATGCATTTCAAAAGGCTGCAGCTGAAGCTgtgcaaatattaacaaatatgtcTATTCCTGTTGACTTGAGGGATGAACAGTCACTAATTAGGGCTGCTGCAACTGCACTTAACTCAAAA GTTGTCTTTCAACAATCAAGTCTTCTGGCACCATTGGCTGTTAATGCAGTATTAAAAATTACAGAAGAAGGAAAGGAGAACAGTGTTGATCTTAAT AATATAAAAGTCATAAAAAAGTTAGGCGGCACTGTCGAAGACACTGAACTGATAGAAGGATTAATATTTACTCAAAAATCTTGCAATATTAATGGACCGAGGCGCATTGAAAAAGCAAAAATAGGTTTAATTCAGTTTTGTATTTCTCCGCCTAAAACGGAT ATGGATCACAACGTAGTTGTATCCGATTACGCTGCAATGGATCGtgttttaaaagaagaaagagcttacatattaaatattgtaaaacaaattaaaaaagctGGTTGTAATGTACTCCTCGTACAAAAATCGATTCTCCGCGATGCTGTCAGTGATCTGGCTATTCATTTTCTGGATAAAATCAAAGTCATGGTGATCAAAGATATTGAACGCGAAGATATTCCATTTATTTgtaaaacattaaattgcaGACCCATTGCCTCGCTGGATCATTTCGTTCCTGAAAATCTCGTTAACGCAGAACTGTGCGAAGAGGTACAAACTGGAAATTCTAAGTTTGTTAAG ATTACTAAAATCCAAAATCCTGGACCTACGGTAACAGTACTTGTGCGTGGCAGCAACAAACTGGTTTTAGAAGAAGCAGAACGATCGCTGCACGATGCATTATGCGTAGTTCGTTGTTTAGTAAAACAAAAAGCTCTGATTGCTGGTGGAGGAGCGCCTGAGATTGAACTCGCATTAAAACTCGTACCGTATGCTCAGACATTAGGTGGTGTTGATGCTTATTGCATTAAAGGATTTGCAAATGCATTTGAG aTTATCCCATCGACGCTAGCAGAAAATGCAGGATTAAATCCTATCGCGACTGTAACAGAACTTCGAAATCGACACGCTAAAGGAGAACATACTACAGGTATTAATGTACGAAAGGGAACCATTACCAACATTTTGGAGGAAAATGTGATACAACCATTATTAGTTTCTACAAGTGCTATTACACTTGCTTCAGAAACTGTGCGCAGTATATTAAAGATCGATGATATCATAAATACCAATCAGTAA